A genomic window from Pseudomonas alcaligenes includes:
- the gatA gene encoding Asp-tRNA(Asn)/Glu-tRNA(Gln) amidotransferase subunit GatA has product MHQLTLAEIARGLKDKTFSSVELTGALLARIAQLDPKLNSFITVTEELARAQAQAADARRAAGEDGALLGAPIGHKDLFCTQGVLTSCASKILTGFKAPYNATVVEKLAAAGTVTLGKLNMDEFAMGSANESSHYGPVKNPWDLTRVPGGSSGGSAAAVAARLLPAATGTDTGGSIRQPAAFTNLTGIKPTYGRVSRWGMIAYASSLDQGGPLARTAEDCALLLGAMAGFDPKDSTCVDAPVDDYLAALSQPLVGLRIGLPKEYFGAGLDARIGEKVMAVVEELKKLGATVKEISLPNMQHAIPAYYVIAPAEASSNLSRFDGVRFGYRCENPQNLEDLYKRSRGEGFGAEVKRRIMVGTYALSAGYYDAYYIKAQQIRRLIKNDFVKAFEEVDVILGPTTPNLAWQIGAKNNDPVAEYLEDIYTITANLAGLPGLSMPAGFVDGLPVGVQLLAPYFQEGRLLNVAHQYQQVTDWHRQAPTGF; this is encoded by the coding sequence ATGCATCAACTGACCCTGGCCGAGATCGCCCGCGGCCTGAAGGACAAGACCTTCTCCTCCGTGGAGCTGACCGGCGCCCTGCTGGCGCGCATCGCCCAGCTCGACCCGAAACTGAACAGCTTCATCACCGTGACCGAAGAGCTGGCCCGTGCCCAGGCGCAAGCCGCCGACGCCCGCCGCGCGGCAGGCGAAGACGGCGCCCTGCTCGGCGCGCCGATCGGCCACAAGGACCTGTTCTGCACCCAGGGCGTACTGACCAGCTGCGCCTCGAAGATCCTCACCGGCTTCAAGGCACCGTACAACGCCACCGTGGTCGAGAAACTGGCCGCCGCCGGCACCGTGACCCTCGGCAAGCTGAACATGGACGAATTCGCCATGGGCTCGGCCAACGAATCCAGCCACTACGGCCCGGTGAAGAACCCCTGGGACCTGACCCGCGTGCCGGGCGGCTCCTCCGGCGGCTCCGCTGCTGCCGTGGCCGCGCGCCTGCTGCCCGCCGCCACCGGCACCGATACCGGCGGCTCGATCCGCCAGCCCGCCGCCTTCACCAACCTCACCGGGATCAAGCCCACCTACGGCCGCGTCTCCCGCTGGGGCATGATCGCCTACGCCTCCAGCCTCGACCAGGGCGGCCCGCTGGCCCGCACTGCCGAGGACTGTGCCCTGCTGCTGGGCGCCATGGCCGGCTTCGACCCGAAGGACAGCACCTGCGTCGACGCCCCGGTGGATGACTACCTGGCCGCCCTGAGCCAGCCGCTGGTCGGCCTGCGCATCGGTCTGCCCAAGGAATACTTCGGTGCCGGCCTCGACGCGCGCATCGGCGAGAAGGTCATGGCCGTGGTCGAGGAGCTGAAGAAGCTCGGCGCCACCGTCAAAGAGATTTCCCTGCCGAATATGCAGCACGCCATTCCCGCCTACTACGTGATCGCGCCGGCCGAGGCCAGCTCCAACCTGTCGCGCTTCGACGGCGTGCGTTTCGGCTACCGCTGCGAGAACCCGCAGAACCTCGAAGACCTGTACAAGCGCTCGCGTGGCGAAGGCTTCGGTGCGGAAGTGAAGCGGCGCATCATGGTCGGCACCTATGCGCTGTCCGCCGGCTACTACGACGCCTACTACATCAAGGCCCAGCAGATCCGCCGACTGATCAAGAACGACTTCGTCAAAGCCTTCGAGGAAGTCGATGTGATCCTCGGCCCGACCACGCCGAACCTGGCCTGGCAGATCGGCGCGAAGAACAACGACCCGGTCGCCGAGTACCTGGAAGACATTTACACCATCACCGCCAACCTCGCCGGCCTGCCGGGGCTGTCCATGCCCGCCGGCTTCGTCGACGGCCTGCCGGTCGGCGTGCAGCTGCTCGCCCCCTACTTCCAGGAAGGTCGCCTGCTCAACGTGGCGCACCAGTACCAGCAGGTGACTGACTGGCACCGCCAAGCCCCGACCGGATTCTGA
- the gatC gene encoding Asp-tRNA(Asn)/Glu-tRNA(Gln) amidotransferase subunit GatC yields the protein MALERSDVEKIAHLARLGLNEGDIPQTTATLNNILGLIDAMQAVDTSGIEPMAHPLDATQRLRADVVTETNQRDAYQAIAPAVESGLYLVPKVIE from the coding sequence ATGGCGCTCGAACGCTCCGACGTGGAAAAGATCGCCCACCTGGCCCGCCTGGGCCTGAACGAAGGCGATATTCCGCAAACCACTGCGACCCTCAACAACATCCTCGGCCTGATCGACGCCATGCAGGCGGTCGACACCAGCGGCATCGAGCCCATGGCCCACCCGCTGGATGCCACCCAGCGCCTGCGCGCCGACGTTGTCACCGAAACAAATCAGCGCGACGCCTACCAGGCCATCGCCCCGGCCGTGGAAAGCGGCCTGTACCTCGTGCCGAAAGTCATCGAATAA
- the mreB gene encoding rod shape-determining protein MreB, translating into MFKKLRGMFSSDLSIDLGTANTLIYVRERGIVLNEPSVVAIRSSGNQKSVVAVGTEAKRMLGRTPGNISAIRPMKDGVIADFSVCEKMLQYFINKVHENSFLQPSPRVLICVPCKSTQVERRAIRESALGAGAREVFLIEEPMAAAIGAGLPVEEARGSMVVDIGGGTTEIALISLNGVVYAESVRVGGDRFDEAIITYVRRNYGSLIGESTAERIKQEIGTAYAGGEVREVDVRGRNLAEGVPRSFTLNSNEVLEALQESLATIVQAVKSALEQSPPELASDIAERGLVLTGGGALLRDLDKLLAQETGLPVIVAEDPLTCVARGGGRALEMMDRHSMDLLSTE; encoded by the coding sequence ATGTTCAAGAAACTGCGTGGCATGTTTTCCAGCGATCTGTCGATCGACCTGGGCACTGCCAATACCCTGATCTATGTCCGCGAGCGCGGTATCGTCCTCAACGAGCCGTCCGTGGTCGCCATTCGTAGCAGTGGCAACCAGAAATCCGTGGTTGCCGTCGGCACCGAGGCCAAGCGCATGCTCGGCCGTACCCCGGGCAACATCTCCGCCATCCGCCCGATGAAGGACGGCGTGATCGCCGACTTCAGCGTCTGCGAGAAGATGCTGCAGTACTTCATCAACAAGGTGCACGAGAACAGCTTCCTGCAGCCGTCGCCGCGCGTGCTGATCTGCGTGCCGTGCAAGTCGACCCAGGTCGAGCGCCGCGCCATCCGTGAATCCGCCCTGGGCGCCGGTGCCCGCGAAGTGTTCCTGATCGAAGAGCCGATGGCCGCCGCCATCGGTGCCGGCCTGCCGGTCGAAGAGGCCCGCGGCTCGATGGTCGTCGACATCGGCGGCGGCACTACCGAGATCGCCCTGATCTCGCTGAACGGCGTGGTCTACGCCGAGTCCGTGCGCGTTGGCGGCGACCGCTTCGACGAAGCCATCATCACCTACGTGCGCCGCAACTACGGTTCGCTGATCGGCGAATCCACCGCCGAGCGCATCAAGCAGGAAATCGGCACCGCCTACGCCGGCGGTGAAGTGCGCGAAGTCGACGTGCGCGGCCGCAACCTGGCCGAGGGCGTGCCGCGCAGCTTCACCCTGAACTCCAACGAGGTGCTGGAGGCTCTGCAGGAGTCCCTGGCCACCATCGTCCAGGCGGTCAAGAGCGCCCTGGAACAGTCGCCGCCGGAACTGGCCTCCGACATCGCCGAGCGCGGCCTGGTGCTGACCGGCGGTGGCGCGCTGCTGCGCGACCTGGACAAGCTGCTGGCCCAGGAGACCGGCCTGCCGGTGATCGTCGCCGAGGACCCGCTGACCTGCGTGGCCCGTGGTGGCGGTCGTGCCCTGGAAATGATGGACCGTCACTCCATGGACCTGCTGTCCACCGAGTGA
- the mreC gene encoding rod shape-determining protein MreC translates to MVLVVLSAVLMVVDARFEVLQPLRAKLGVITGPAYQVARLPVTLWQALTQQFTSRSELMAENEKLKAEALLMQGRLQKLATLTEQNVRLRELLNSAALVDEKVLVTELIGIDPNPFTHRILIDKGDKDGVFLGQPVLDARGLMGQVVEVMPYTARVLLLTDTNHSIPVQVNRNGMRAIAAGSGNPERLELRHVADTADIKEGDLLVSSGMGQRFPAGYPVATVSEVVHDSGQPFAIVRAVPTAALNRSRYMLLVFTDGRTAEERATEAAEAQEAADREAEAQVKPETPPAATAPAQPATAPAPAVERENQ, encoded by the coding sequence CTGGTACTGGTCGTGCTGTCGGCCGTGCTGATGGTGGTGGATGCGCGTTTCGAGGTGCTGCAGCCGCTGCGTGCCAAGCTCGGAGTGATCACCGGGCCGGCTTACCAGGTGGCGCGCCTGCCGGTGACCCTGTGGCAGGCGCTGACCCAGCAGTTCACCAGCCGCAGCGAGCTGATGGCGGAGAACGAGAAGCTCAAGGCCGAGGCCCTGCTGATGCAGGGGCGCCTGCAGAAGCTGGCCACCCTCACCGAGCAGAACGTGCGCCTGCGCGAGCTGCTCAATTCCGCCGCCCTGGTGGACGAGAAGGTGTTGGTCACCGAGCTGATCGGCATCGACCCCAACCCCTTCACCCACCGCATCCTGATCGACAAGGGCGATAAGGACGGCGTGTTCCTCGGCCAGCCGGTGCTCGACGCCCGCGGCCTGATGGGCCAGGTGGTCGAGGTGATGCCCTACACCGCCCGCGTGCTGCTGCTCACCGACACCAACCACAGCATCCCGGTGCAGGTGAACCGCAACGGCATGCGCGCCATCGCCGCCGGCAGCGGCAACCCGGAGCGCCTGGAGCTGCGCCACGTGGCCGACACGGCGGACATCAAGGAAGGCGATCTGCTGGTCAGCTCCGGCATGGGCCAGCGTTTCCCGGCCGGCTATCCGGTGGCCACGGTCAGCGAGGTGGTGCACGACTCCGGCCAGCCCTTTGCCATCGTCCGCGCCGTGCCCACCGCGGCGCTCAACCGCAGCCGCTACATGCTGCTGGTGTTCACTGACGGGCGCACCGCCGAGGAGCGCGCCACCGAGGCCGCCGAGGCCCAGGAGGCCGCCGATCGCGAGGCCGAGGCTCAGGTCAAGCCCGAGACGCCGCCGGCCGCTACCGCACCGGCACAGCCCGCGACCGCACCGGCGCCTGCCGTCGAACGGGAGAATCAATGA
- the mreD gene encoding rod shape-determining protein MreD: MVQLKARNGWVIWATLLLALLLSVAPLLPFMEVGRPLWLALFLSYWVLAVPHRIGMVGAWSLGLVLDVLNGTLLGQNALILTLITFLVLSLQRRLQMFPMWQQSLVLLVVFGLAQLVQLWLNALTGNRPPTLTFVLPALISALLWPWVFAILRGLQQRFAVH, translated from the coding sequence ATGGTCCAGCTCAAGGCACGCAACGGCTGGGTGATCTGGGCCACCCTGCTGCTGGCCCTGCTGCTCAGCGTGGCGCCCCTGTTGCCGTTCATGGAAGTCGGCCGGCCGCTGTGGCTGGCGCTGTTCCTGTCCTACTGGGTGCTGGCCGTGCCGCACCGTATCGGCATGGTCGGCGCCTGGAGCCTGGGCCTGGTGCTGGATGTGCTCAATGGCACCCTGCTCGGGCAGAACGCCCTGATCCTCACGCTGATCACCTTCCTGGTGCTGTCGCTGCAGCGTCGCCTGCAGATGTTCCCCATGTGGCAGCAGAGCCTGGTGCTGCTGGTGGTGTTCGGCCTGGCCCAGCTGGTGCAGCTGTGGCTCAACGCCCTGACCGGCAACCGTCCGCCGACCCTGACCTTCGTCCTGCCGGCGCTGATCAGTGCCTTGCTCTGGCCCTGGGTGTTCGCCATCCTGCGGGGACTGCAACAGCGCTTCGCGGTGCATTGA
- a CDS encoding nucleoside triphosphate pyrophosphatase, whose product MATLHLASGSPRRRELLAQIGVPFATLIASIDETALPGEPAARYVERLAREKAQAGLQALGAPVDVVVLGADTAVVLDGRILGKPADRAEALAMLAALSGREHQVLTAVALAAAGRLESRVVASRVSFRALRAGEAEAYWATGEPCDKAGGYGIQGLAAVFVSQIEGSYSAVVGLPLCETAQLLGEFGIPCWQV is encoded by the coding sequence ATGGCCACGCTGCACCTGGCCTCGGGTTCCCCTCGCCGGCGCGAGCTGCTGGCGCAGATCGGCGTGCCTTTCGCCACGCTGATCGCCTCCATAGATGAAACGGCATTGCCCGGCGAGCCGGCCGCGCGCTATGTAGAGCGCCTGGCGCGGGAAAAGGCGCAGGCCGGCCTGCAGGCCCTGGGCGCACCGGTCGATGTGGTGGTGCTGGGGGCCGACACCGCCGTGGTGCTGGATGGGCGCATCCTCGGCAAGCCCGCGGATCGTGCCGAGGCGCTGGCCATGCTGGCGGCGCTGTCCGGTCGTGAGCACCAGGTGCTGACCGCCGTGGCGCTGGCCGCGGCCGGGCGCCTGGAGTCGCGGGTGGTGGCCAGCCGGGTCAGCTTCCGTGCCCTGCGCGCGGGCGAGGCGGAGGCCTACTGGGCCACCGGCGAGCCGTGCGACAAGGCCGGCGGCTATGGTATTCAGGGGCTGGCGGCGGTGTTCGTTAGCCAGATCGAGGGCAGCTACTCGGCCGTGGTCGGCCTGCCGTTGTGCGAGACGGCGCAGCTGCTCGGCGAATTCGGGATTCCGTGCTGGCAGGTCTGA
- the rng gene encoding ribonuclease G: MSEEILINITPMESRVAVVENGVLQEVHVERTQKRGIVGNIYKGKVVRVLPGMQAAFVDIGLERAAFIHAAEISTREGSAVESIGALVHEGQSLIVQVTKDPIGTKGARLTTHLSIPSRYLVYMPRTAHVGISLKIEDEAERERLKQVVADCVAAEGIEETGGFILRTAAEGAGSDEILVDIRYLRRLWEQIAGQMQTAKTPSVIYEDLSLALRTLRDLVNPKIEKIRIDSRETFGKITQFVDELMPEIADRLEHYPGERPIFDLYGVEDEIQRAMERKVPLKSGGYLIVDPAEAMTTIDVNTGAFVGHRTLEETIFKTNLEAATAIARQLRLRNIGGIIIIDFIDMEDEEHQRQVLRTLEKQLERDHAKTNIIGITELGLVQMTRKRTRESLEQVLCEPCSACQGRGKLRTAETICYEIFREILREARAYQAEGYLVLANQKVVDRLLDEESGNVADLEAFIGRTIKFQVESMYSQEQYDVVLL; this comes from the coding sequence ATGAGCGAAGAGATCCTGATCAACATCACGCCGATGGAATCGCGTGTGGCGGTGGTGGAAAACGGCGTGCTGCAGGAAGTGCACGTCGAGCGCACGCAGAAGCGCGGCATCGTCGGCAACATCTACAAGGGCAAGGTGGTACGGGTGCTGCCGGGGATGCAGGCGGCCTTCGTCGACATCGGCCTGGAGCGCGCCGCCTTCATCCACGCGGCGGAGATCTCCACCCGCGAGGGCAGTGCGGTGGAGTCCATCGGCGCCCTGGTGCACGAGGGCCAGAGCCTGATCGTGCAGGTGACCAAGGACCCGATCGGCACCAAGGGCGCGCGCCTGACCACCCACCTGTCCATCCCTTCCCGTTACCTGGTGTACATGCCGCGCACCGCGCATGTCGGTATCTCCCTGAAGATCGAGGATGAGGCCGAGCGCGAGCGCCTCAAGCAGGTGGTGGCCGACTGCGTGGCCGCCGAGGGCATCGAGGAGACCGGCGGCTTTATCCTCAGAACGGCCGCCGAGGGCGCCGGCAGCGACGAGATCCTGGTCGACATCCGCTACCTGCGGCGCCTGTGGGAGCAGATCGCCGGGCAGATGCAGACGGCCAAGACCCCCTCGGTGATCTACGAGGACCTGTCCCTGGCCCTGCGCACCCTGCGCGATCTGGTCAACCCGAAGATCGAGAAGATCCGTATCGACTCGCGGGAGACCTTCGGCAAGATCACCCAGTTCGTCGACGAGCTGATGCCGGAGATCGCCGACCGCCTGGAGCACTACCCCGGCGAGCGGCCTATCTTCGACCTCTATGGCGTCGAGGACGAGATCCAGCGCGCCATGGAGCGCAAGGTGCCGCTCAAGTCCGGCGGCTACCTGATCGTCGATCCGGCCGAGGCGATGACCACCATCGACGTCAACACCGGCGCCTTCGTCGGCCACCGCACCCTCGAAGAGACCATCTTCAAGACCAACCTCGAGGCGGCCACCGCCATCGCCCGCCAGCTGCGCCTGCGCAACATCGGCGGCATCATCATCATCGACTTCATCGACATGGAAGATGAAGAACACCAGCGGCAGGTGCTGCGCACCCTGGAGAAGCAGCTGGAGCGCGACCACGCCAAGACCAACATCATCGGCATCACCGAACTGGGCCTGGTGCAGATGACCCGCAAGCGCACCCGCGAGAGCCTCGAGCAGGTGCTCTGCGAGCCCTGCAGCGCCTGCCAGGGCCGCGGCAAGCTGCGCACCGCCGAGACCATCTGCTACGAGATCTTCCGCGAGATCCTCCGCGAGGCCCGCGCCTACCAGGCCGAGGGCTACCTGGTGCTGGCCAACCAGAAGGTGGTCGACCGCCTGCTCGACGAGGAATCGGGCAACGTCGCCGACCTGGAGGCCTTCATCGGCCGTACGATCAAGTTCCAGGTGGAGAGCATGTACTCCCAGGAACAGTACGACGTGGTGCTGCTCTGA
- a CDS encoding YhdP family protein, whose amino-acid sequence MSRLASLLTGLLRGGLGLCALALVLAAFYVSLGRELVPLVAEYRDEVQARARAALGLPLSIGSLEGGWSGFAPVLTAHDVLLGEGASAVRLDQVRVVPDVFASLLARQPRLANLQFEGLQLSLREDAEGRWTVEGLPAREPGRPLQAQQLIDGLKMVSKVSLLGSQLTFEPQGGEPLSLTYIDLTLRSGSVRQRLDGRLRLPDGQPLALRLRVRLDAKDIAASRAEAYLSLPHSDWAGWLPKGLTRDWRLAKAQVGGELWLDWADGAVQRAAARLHAPEIRGAYAKRKAVQVNDLGLSAYFERRDQGFDLLVDGLALSLGETRWGEVQLALNQQLDAEGRAQRWALSADHLDLTPLAPVVLALAPLPDKAAEVLDALQPRGTLRNVQLEYRPQLDGRERVQFSANLERVGIGAWQGVPAVDNASGSISGDLGGGELLAASENFGLHFPNLFPEMWRYRQAGARLLWELDDQGLTLQSPYLQVVGDEGRIAGDFLVRLKKDPAEEDYMDLRVGLRDGDALQARKYLPTRSPGLSPALAEWLQSAIRGGHIDNGWFQYQGSLAKGAADAARSIGLYFRVDNAELAFQPGWPSLREARGEVLIEDDGVDVRVPEGRILDSRVREVLVSIPKAANGQPRLALEGELESSLADALKILQEAPIGTAETFAGWRGQGPLSGKLKLDIPLNKGQKPQVQVDFATEGAELQMSNPQLDFTQLKGAFRFNTATGLSAPDIRAQVLGHAVRGRALAQGARGNARTRIEASGKVPLERLSAWLGLTQPLPLKGELPYSLGLTLDGADSQLRVDSNLQGLAVELPAPFAKPADEARKATWRMTLQGSERRYWLDYAGLASLAFAAPVGQALQGRGELRLGGDPALLPSSPGLRLSGRLGELDWSAWQAAIKPYSGLAGDGQSRQFLRGAELSIGRFSGFGTQVDNLALKLARAQAGWQLDLASTLLEGRIELPDAQGAPIRLDLARLSLPPAAPASEPAQDKPDALAAVDPRQLPALDVRIAKVLQGDAPLGAWSLKARPTPQGVRFSELALELKGLRVGGEAGWEGAPGSTRSWYKGRIQGDNLADVLKAWGYAPTATSERFRLDVDGSWPGSPAWLSLKRLSGRLDASLRKGQFVEVQGSASALRVFGLLNFNSISRRLRLDFSDLLGKGFSYDTTKTLLVGQDGVFQTREPLRVVGPSSTLELNGTLDMARDQIDAKLLVTLPVTNNLPLAALIVGAPAVGGALFVADKLLGDRVARFASVQYLVKGPWQNPEISFDKPFEKPR is encoded by the coding sequence ATGAGCCGGCTCGCTAGCCTGCTGACCGGGCTGCTGCGCGGGGGGCTGGGGCTGTGCGCCCTGGCGCTGGTGCTGGCCGCCTTCTATGTCAGCCTGGGGCGCGAGCTGGTGCCGCTGGTCGCCGAGTATCGTGACGAAGTGCAGGCCAGGGCCCGCGCGGCACTCGGCCTGCCGCTGTCGATCGGCAGCCTGGAAGGGGGCTGGAGTGGTTTCGCGCCGGTGCTGACCGCCCACGATGTGCTGCTCGGCGAGGGCGCCAGTGCCGTGCGCCTGGACCAGGTGCGGGTGGTGCCGGATGTCTTCGCCAGCCTGCTGGCGCGCCAGCCGCGCCTGGCCAACCTGCAGTTCGAGGGCTTGCAGCTAAGCCTGCGCGAGGACGCCGAGGGGCGCTGGACTGTGGAGGGCCTGCCGGCACGCGAGCCGGGCCGGCCGCTGCAGGCGCAGCAGCTGATCGATGGCCTGAAGATGGTCAGCAAGGTCTCCCTGCTCGGCAGCCAGCTGACCTTCGAGCCGCAGGGCGGCGAACCGCTCAGCCTCACCTACATCGACCTGACCCTGCGCAGCGGCAGCGTGCGCCAGCGCCTCGACGGCCGCCTGCGCCTGCCGGATGGCCAGCCGCTGGCCCTGCGCCTGCGCGTGCGCCTGGACGCCAAGGACATTGCCGCCAGCCGCGCCGAGGCCTATCTCAGCCTGCCGCACAGCGACTGGGCCGGCTGGCTGCCCAAGGGGCTGACCCGCGACTGGCGACTCGCCAAGGCCCAGGTCGGCGGCGAGCTCTGGCTGGACTGGGCGGACGGCGCCGTGCAGCGCGCCGCGGCGCGCCTGCACGCCCCGGAGATTCGCGGCGCCTATGCCAAGCGCAAGGCGGTACAGGTCAACGACCTGGGCCTGAGCGCCTACTTCGAGCGGCGCGACCAGGGTTTCGACCTGTTGGTCGACGGCCTGGCCCTGAGCCTGGGCGAGACGCGCTGGGGCGAGGTGCAGCTGGCCCTGAACCAGCAGTTGGACGCCGAGGGCCGGGCGCAGCGCTGGGCCCTCAGTGCCGACCACCTCGACCTCACCCCGCTGGCCCCGGTGGTACTGGCCCTGGCGCCGCTGCCGGACAAGGCCGCCGAGGTGCTCGACGCGCTGCAGCCGCGCGGCACCCTGCGTAACGTGCAGCTGGAGTATCGGCCCCAGCTCGATGGCCGCGAGCGGGTGCAGTTCTCGGCCAACCTGGAACGGGTCGGTATCGGCGCCTGGCAGGGCGTGCCGGCGGTGGACAATGCCAGCGGTAGCATCAGTGGCGATCTGGGCGGCGGCGAGCTGCTGGCCGCCAGCGAGAACTTCGGTCTGCATTTCCCCAACCTGTTCCCCGAGATGTGGCGCTATCGCCAGGCCGGCGCGCGCCTGCTGTGGGAACTCGACGACCAAGGCCTGACCTTGCAGAGCCCCTACCTGCAGGTGGTCGGTGACGAGGGGCGGATCGCCGGCGATTTTCTCGTGCGACTGAAGAAGGATCCGGCCGAGGAAGACTACATGGACCTGCGCGTCGGCCTGCGCGACGGCGACGCCCTGCAGGCCAGGAAGTACCTGCCGACCCGCTCTCCGGGGCTCAGCCCGGCGCTGGCCGAGTGGCTGCAGAGTGCCATTCGCGGCGGCCACATCGACAACGGCTGGTTCCAGTACCAGGGTTCGCTGGCCAAGGGCGCGGCGGATGCCGCACGCAGCATCGGCCTTTACTTCCGCGTGGACAACGCCGAGCTGGCCTTCCAGCCCGGCTGGCCGAGCCTGCGCGAGGCGCGCGGCGAGGTGCTGATCGAGGACGACGGCGTCGACGTGCGCGTACCCGAGGGGCGCATCCTCGACAGCCGGGTACGCGAAGTGCTGGTGAGCATCCCCAAGGCGGCCAACGGCCAACCGCGCCTGGCCCTGGAAGGCGAGCTGGAGAGCAGCCTGGCGGATGCCCTGAAGATCCTCCAGGAAGCGCCCATCGGCACCGCCGAGACCTTCGCCGGCTGGCGCGGGCAGGGCCCGCTGTCGGGCAAGCTGAAGCTGGACATTCCCCTGAACAAGGGACAGAAGCCGCAGGTGCAGGTGGACTTCGCCACCGAAGGCGCCGAGCTGCAGATGAGCAATCCGCAGCTGGATTTCACTCAGCTCAAGGGCGCGTTCCGCTTCAACACGGCCACCGGCCTCAGTGCCCCGGACATCCGCGCCCAGGTGCTCGGCCATGCCGTGCGCGGTCGTGCGCTGGCCCAGGGCGCGCGCGGCAATGCGCGCACCCGCATCGAGGCCAGCGGCAAGGTGCCCCTGGAGCGGCTCAGCGCCTGGCTGGGCCTGACCCAGCCGCTGCCGCTCAAGGGCGAGCTGCCCTACAGCCTGGGCCTGACCCTGGATGGTGCCGACAGCCAGCTGCGTGTCGACTCCAATCTGCAGGGGCTGGCCGTCGAGCTGCCGGCACCGTTCGCCAAGCCGGCTGACGAGGCGCGCAAGGCCACCTGGCGCATGACCCTGCAGGGCAGCGAGCGACGCTATTGGCTGGATTACGCCGGCCTGGCCAGCCTGGCCTTCGCCGCCCCCGTCGGGCAGGCGCTGCAGGGTCGCGGCGAGCTGCGCCTGGGCGGCGATCCGGCCCTGTTGCCGTCGAGCCCGGGGCTGCGCCTGTCCGGGCGCCTTGGCGAGCTGGACTGGTCGGCCTGGCAGGCCGCGATCAAGCCCTACAGCGGCCTGGCCGGCGATGGCCAGAGTCGCCAGTTCCTGCGCGGTGCCGAGCTGAGCATCGGGCGCTTCAGTGGCTTCGGCACCCAGGTCGACAACCTCGCGCTCAAGCTGGCCCGCGCCCAGGCCGGCTGGCAGCTGGATCTCGCCAGTACCCTGCTGGAAGGGCGCATCGAGCTGCCCGATGCCCAGGGCGCCCCCATCCGGCTCGACCTGGCGCGGCTGAGCCTGCCCCCGGCCGCGCCCGCGAGCGAGCCGGCGCAGGACAAGCCCGATGCCCTGGCGGCGGTCGACCCGCGCCAGCTGCCGGCCCTGGATGTGCGCATCGCCAAGGTGCTGCAGGGCGACGCGCCGCTCGGCGCCTGGTCGCTGAAGGCGCGGCCGACGCCGCAGGGGGTGCGCTTCAGCGAACTGGCCCTGGAGCTCAAGGGGTTGCGGGTCGGCGGCGAGGCCGGTTGGGAGGGCGCTCCGGGCAGCACACGCAGCTGGTACAAGGGGCGCATCCAGGGCGACAACCTGGCCGATGTGCTCAAGGCCTGGGGCTACGCGCCCACCGCGACCAGCGAGCGCTTCCGCCTGGACGTCGATGGCAGCTGGCCGGGCTCGCCGGCCTGGCTCAGCCTCAAACGCCTCTCCGGTCGCCTCGACGCCAGCCTGCGCAAGGGCCAGTTCGTCGAGGTGCAGGGCTCGGCCTCGGCCCTGCGCGTGTTCGGCCTGCTCAACTTCAACTCGATCAGCAGGCGCCTGCGCCTGGACTTCTCCGACCTGCTCGGCAAGGGCTTCAGCTACGACACCACCAAGACCCTGCTGGTCGGCCAGGACGGCGTGTTCCAGACCCGCGAGCCGCTCAGGGTGGTCGGCCCGTCCAGCACCCTGGAGCTGAACGGTACGCTGGACATGGCCCGCGACCAGATCGACGCCAAGCTGCTGGTGACCCTGCCGGTGACCAACAACCTGCCGCTGGCGGCCCTGATCGTCGGCGCGCCGGCAGTCGGTGGCGCGCTGTTCGTCGCGGACAAGCTGCTCGGCGACCGGGTGGCGCGCTTCGCCAGCGTGCAGTACCTGGTCAAGGGGCCCTGGCAGAACCCCGAAATCAGCTTCGACAAGCCGTTCGAGAAGCCGCGTTGA